In Dehalococcoidia bacterium, a single window of DNA contains:
- a CDS encoding alpha/beta hydrolase, producing the protein MWRDFTVDHAGVRIAARDYGGRGRDAVFIHGGPGQNLATWDHFIPLMDADIHAIALDMRGNGASSDADDYSYEALASDIHAVVEHCDLVAPLVVGHSWGGQLAVCYASRHTCGGVVGIDGWITDVSTELGDDVWRSIEESYAEDPFLRFVGTADELAHVLREVQRLYGDSAVAVAGRQFVECDDGLYRWRRSVPELVAIQRTIDREGVVLKTDLYASIQCPVLLIGGEHSPGDRDPRLGPWGFSRDATVPIAERFPNVQCVWWPCGHDIPHEMPRQLAQTLKDFATALP; encoded by the coding sequence ATGTGGCGAGATTTCACCGTCGATCATGCAGGCGTGCGTATCGCCGCTCGGGATTATGGCGGCAGGGGTCGCGACGCCGTATTCATCCACGGCGGCCCGGGTCAGAATTTGGCGACCTGGGACCACTTCATCCCGTTGATGGACGCCGACATACACGCCATCGCGCTCGACATGCGCGGCAACGGCGCGTCGAGCGATGCAGACGACTACTCGTACGAGGCGCTCGCGTCCGACATTCACGCCGTCGTCGAACACTGCGACCTCGTCGCGCCGCTCGTCGTCGGGCACTCGTGGGGTGGACAGCTCGCGGTCTGCTACGCGTCCCGGCACACGTGCGGCGGCGTCGTCGGGATCGATGGCTGGATCACAGACGTCTCGACCGAGCTAGGAGACGACGTGTGGCGGTCGATCGAAGAGTCGTACGCGGAGGACCCCTTCCTCCGCTTCGTTGGTACGGCAGATGAGTTGGCACACGTGCTTAGGGAGGTCCAGAGGCTATACGGCGATTCAGCGGTGGCCGTCGCGGGCCGTCAGTTCGTCGAGTGTGATGACGGGCTGTACCGGTGGCGGCGTTCCGTCCCCGAACTGGTCGCGATCCAGCGTACGATCGACCGAGAAGGCGTCGTGCTGAAGACCGACTTGTACGCAAGCATCCAGTGTCCGGTATTGCTCATCGGCGGGGAGCACAGTCCAGGTGACCGCGATCCGCGGCTGGGTCCGTGGGGGTTCAGCCGCGACGCCACCGTACCGATCGCGGAGCGATTCCCGAACGTGCAGTGCGTGTGGTGGCCGTGCGGCCACGACATCCCCCACGAGATGCCGCGGCAATTGGCGCAGACGCTGAAAGACTTCGCGACGGCGCTTCCGTAG
- a CDS encoding adenylate/guanylate cyclase domain-containing protein, whose translation MAAELSSPASAAALRPYLPETLIEQWHGAERPSPVWYEWLDGALMHCDITGFTSMSESLQSLGREGAELMAGVLNRFFETMLGVADRWQGVQMKFGGDAMLLYFDAADGAARAAACGLEMQRNMPQFRRVEVAGQAYVLRMRIGIHAGRFFSASTGNGDGVLQYLLLGHDVNETAAVEAAAQPGEVVATEAAASAMASAARTMPTDSGVWRVQSTNVAAPMARDKRVLTGDSVLRRYVLPAVADALEDGVGLPSEQRRVTSMFVTLLGTTELLARSGEDETLRQVNAYANILATAVTRHGGVLLGNDVADHGDKFIVLFGAPTLTEEHEANAIRCAIELSAALAGSGLDLRQQGGVHTGPVFAGEIGSPARREYTVIGDTVNLAARLMAAARPGETLVSESTAQRLGGAFTLRRRKAIRVKGKSAPVRLFALAGTSGASTEARTPQGLPFVGRAAEVDALLAAAERTRGGEPAWCAISGTAGIGKTRLAAEAAQRLAGWSVLHATARSHTSGTPFGAWLAPLRRLASVEEGAEREQAAAALRAEIARAVPAQAQFAGVLADLLGLPVGADELFTSLDAKARRDRLTSLVVAVVEAKAHETPLLLLFEDAQWSDAASIELLAEVLQRVRAPFAVYVTTREPALPEPLAARPPEQHIRLEGLRPAEARELIAPLVSDDASAGAIVARAQGNPLFMIEMAQAPAGSSMPETVHDVVLARLDALRRSDREMLRLASVVGPSFALASVLALETSVTESYVAGACNRLLAAGFLQRDDSRYAFAHTLTSEVAYETLLYADRRRLHRTLAQHIEQREDAGAMAETLLHHFGAARDWGRVARYGMVSGDRASAIFATEEAANHYQAALEGLDEIGPQARIDRSIVLERLGDALDSAGRHREAGDAYFTSLGEWLTRGTARRARYVHADLRTKAREALICRKISVSYERRSDYEQALSWIDQALERLPSGPASVAAEVMASKSVTLFRRGQYAEATDWGKRAVTLARRSRDRRIMAYAHNMLANSYIEQGALKEAVRHLTSSTRLYHELRDLRGQSAAGNNLASCYQLLGNMDQALYYYQDALHADARLGNVTHAAIIHNNIGEVLLALGRVQEAEEHLRDVLTTHAANPGLAALAGLSEVNLSRGALIRGDAGAADLHVMRGIRLLRQVGAAGMLDEAELQLVEVRLAQSRWRDALKRGTDVVERSRASGAKLMEARGERLIGVAQRGLGNAEAATTHLRESAALARKIGASIEEASALVELASLFVDTGRVKQTGRIIDRAERIARRIGDARQIERLRNLRERAAAPK comes from the coding sequence GTGGCGGCAGAGCTCTCATCACCTGCGAGCGCAGCGGCGCTTCGGCCGTACTTGCCCGAGACGCTCATCGAACAGTGGCACGGGGCCGAACGGCCCTCGCCGGTCTGGTACGAGTGGCTGGACGGCGCGCTGATGCACTGCGACATCACCGGTTTCACGTCGATGTCGGAGAGCCTCCAGTCGTTGGGGCGCGAGGGCGCCGAACTCATGGCAGGCGTGCTGAATCGTTTCTTCGAAACGATGCTCGGCGTCGCGGACCGTTGGCAAGGCGTGCAGATGAAGTTTGGCGGCGACGCCATGCTGCTCTACTTCGACGCCGCCGACGGGGCGGCGCGCGCCGCCGCCTGCGGGCTCGAGATGCAGCGAAACATGCCGCAGTTTCGACGCGTCGAGGTGGCGGGGCAGGCCTACGTGCTGCGCATGCGCATCGGCATCCACGCCGGGCGTTTTTTCTCCGCGTCGACGGGGAATGGTGACGGCGTGTTGCAGTACCTGCTGCTCGGGCACGACGTGAACGAGACAGCGGCGGTCGAAGCGGCGGCTCAACCGGGCGAGGTCGTCGCGACGGAAGCAGCAGCGAGCGCCATGGCATCGGCGGCGCGGACCATGCCAACGGACAGCGGCGTGTGGCGCGTGCAGTCGACAAACGTCGCGGCGCCGATGGCGCGGGACAAACGGGTTCTTACGGGTGACAGCGTGCTGCGGCGCTACGTGCTGCCGGCCGTGGCGGACGCGCTCGAGGACGGTGTCGGCTTGCCGTCGGAGCAACGGCGCGTAACGTCGATGTTCGTGACACTGCTCGGAACGACGGAGTTGCTCGCGCGCTCGGGTGAAGATGAGACGCTGCGGCAGGTCAACGCGTACGCCAACATCCTTGCAACGGCGGTCACACGGCACGGCGGCGTGCTGCTCGGCAACGACGTCGCCGACCATGGCGACAAGTTCATCGTGCTGTTCGGCGCGCCGACGCTCACGGAGGAGCACGAAGCGAACGCGATACGGTGCGCGATCGAGCTGTCGGCGGCGCTTGCCGGATCCGGGCTCGATCTCCGGCAGCAGGGTGGTGTCCATACGGGGCCGGTGTTCGCCGGAGAGATCGGCTCGCCGGCGCGTCGCGAGTACACCGTGATCGGCGATACCGTCAACCTTGCGGCACGGCTCATGGCGGCGGCCAGGCCGGGAGAGACGCTGGTCTCGGAGAGCACGGCGCAACGACTCGGCGGGGCGTTTACGTTGCGGCGTCGCAAGGCGATCCGCGTGAAGGGAAAGAGCGCGCCGGTCCGGTTGTTCGCGCTCGCCGGGACGTCGGGGGCGAGCACGGAGGCGCGCACGCCGCAGGGGCTGCCGTTCGTGGGACGCGCGGCGGAAGTCGACGCGCTGCTCGCAGCGGCCGAGCGCACGCGCGGAGGCGAGCCTGCGTGGTGCGCCATTTCCGGCACCGCGGGGATCGGCAAGACGCGGCTGGCCGCCGAGGCGGCGCAACGGCTCGCCGGCTGGAGCGTGTTGCACGCGACCGCCCGCAGCCACACCTCCGGCACGCCGTTCGGGGCGTGGCTCGCGCCGTTGCGGCGATTGGCCAGCGTCGAGGAGGGTGCCGAGCGCGAGCAGGCGGCTGCCGCGCTTCGAGCCGAGATCGCGCGGGCGGTGCCGGCGCAGGCGCAGTTCGCCGGCGTGCTCGCCGATCTGTTGGGGCTGCCCGTGGGCGCCGACGAACTTTTCACATCGCTCGACGCGAAAGCGCGACGCGACCGGCTGACGTCGCTCGTCGTAGCGGTGGTCGAGGCGAAGGCGCATGAGACGCCGCTGCTCTTGCTGTTCGAGGACGCGCAGTGGAGCGACGCGGCGTCCATCGAGCTGCTGGCGGAGGTCTTGCAGCGCGTGCGGGCGCCATTCGCGGTTTACGTGACGACGCGCGAGCCTGCGCTGCCGGAGCCGCTCGCCGCGCGTCCGCCCGAGCAGCACATACGGCTGGAGGGCCTTCGACCCGCCGAAGCGCGCGAGCTGATCGCGCCGCTCGTCAGCGACGATGCCTCCGCCGGCGCGATCGTCGCGCGCGCGCAGGGCAATCCGCTGTTCATGATCGAAATGGCCCAGGCGCCGGCGGGCTCGTCGATGCCGGAGACGGTACACGACGTGGTGCTGGCGCGTCTCGACGCGCTGCGACGTTCGGACCGCGAAATGTTGCGATTGGCGTCGGTGGTGGGGCCGTCGTTCGCACTGGCTTCGGTGCTGGCACTGGAAACGTCGGTGACGGAAAGCTACGTTGCGGGCGCGTGCAACCGGCTGCTGGCCGCCGGCTTTTTGCAGCGCGATGACAGTCGCTACGCGTTCGCGCACACGCTCACGAGCGAGGTGGCATACGAGACGCTGCTGTACGCCGACCGGCGGCGTCTGCATCGGACGCTCGCGCAGCACATCGAGCAGCGGGAAGATGCTGGTGCGATGGCGGAGACGCTGCTGCACCATTTCGGTGCGGCGCGGGATTGGGGGCGGGTCGCGCGGTACGGCATGGTGTCCGGCGACCGCGCATCGGCCATCTTTGCCACGGAGGAGGCCGCGAACCACTACCAGGCGGCGCTGGAGGGTCTCGACGAGATCGGTCCGCAGGCCCGCATCGACCGGAGCATCGTGCTGGAGCGTCTTGGCGATGCGCTCGATTCGGCGGGACGCCACCGCGAGGCGGGTGATGCGTACTTCACCTCGCTGGGCGAGTGGCTGACGCGCGGCACCGCGCGGCGCGCCCGCTACGTACACGCGGACCTGCGGACGAAGGCACGTGAGGCGCTGATCTGCCGCAAGATCTCCGTCTCGTACGAGCGGCGCTCCGACTACGAGCAAGCGCTGTCGTGGATCGACCAGGCGCTGGAGCGGCTGCCATCGGGGCCGGCGAGCGTGGCCGCGGAGGTGATGGCATCGAAGAGCGTGACGCTCTTTCGTCGCGGTCAGTACGCCGAGGCGACGGACTGGGGCAAGCGCGCCGTGACGCTCGCGCGGCGGAGCCGCGACCGGCGCATCATGGCGTACGCGCACAACATGCTGGCGAACTCGTACATCGAGCAGGGAGCGTTGAAGGAGGCGGTGCGGCACCTGACGTCGAGCACGCGCCTGTATCACGAGCTGCGCGATCTGCGGGGGCAGTCGGCGGCCGGCAACAATCTCGCGTCGTGCTATCAGCTTCTCGGGAACATGGACCAGGCGCTGTACTACTACCAGGACGCGCTGCACGCGGACGCGCGACTCGGCAACGTGACACACGCGGCGATCATCCACAACAACATCGGCGAAGTGCTGTTGGCACTTGGCCGTGTGCAGGAGGCGGAGGAACATTTGCGCGACGTGCTGACGACGCACGCGGCGAACCCGGGGCTTGCGGCACTGGCAGGGTTGTCCGAGGTGAATCTCTCGCGCGGGGCGTTGATCCGCGGCGATGCCGGCGCGGCGGACCTTCACGTGATGCGCGGGATCAGGCTGCTGCGCCAGGTCGGGGCGGCGGGCATGCTCGACGAGGCAGAGTTGCAGCTCGTCGAGGTGCGGCTGGCGCAATCGCGGTGGCGGGATGCGCTCAAGCGCGGCACCGACGTCGTCGAACGGTCGCGCGCGTCGGGCGCGAAGCTGATGGAAGCGCGCGGCGAGCGGCTGATCGGCGTCGCGCAGCGAGGACTGGGCAACGCCGAAGCGGCCACGACGCACCTGCGGGAAAGCGCGGCGCTCGCGCGCAAGATCGGCGCGAGCATCGAGGAGGCGAGCGCGCTCGTGGAGCTTGCCTCGCTGTTCGTCGATACGGGGCGCGTCAAGCAGACGGGGCGGATCATCGATCGCGCTGAGCGCATCGCAAGGCGGATCGGCGATGCGCGCCAGATCGAAAGGCTGCGGAACTTGCGCGAGCGGGCCGCCGCGCCGAAGTAA
- a CDS encoding alpha-L-fucosidase: MSWFDSARFGMFVHWGHSSQQGIELSWPLAGGHAALPNCTEVSVEQYHSSAATFDPRAYDPADWARRAKRLGMQYAVFTAKHHDGYAMYDTKASDFSVMHSPCGKDIFRMFCDAMRAEGIRIGVYFSLIDWHHPDYPAFEETDKPYVFAKWRQPSAEQWARYTEFMFAQVRELLTDYGRIDVIWFDGGWERSIPQWRSIELETMIRELQPEILINDRLPGVGDFTTPEQFVPPQPLDRAWETCLTINESWGYNPSDTEFKSARRLIHTLCEVAGKGGNLLLNVSPMGDGRLMPELVERLDVIEAWLRRNGESITGTAPGLEPWQWYGPSTRRDNVTYAHLLMRPYDDVTVRGVRINRVRSVRALSNGAKVAFSGRASIVDTLLNRDPLGELTIAVPQDAIDEHATVIAIEFTEAPVS, encoded by the coding sequence ATGTCCTGGTTCGATAGCGCGCGCTTCGGCATGTTCGTGCACTGGGGCCACAGCAGCCAACAGGGCATCGAACTGTCATGGCCGCTCGCCGGCGGTCACGCCGCGCTGCCGAATTGCACGGAAGTCTCGGTCGAGCAGTATCACTCGTCCGCGGCGACGTTCGACCCGCGTGCGTACGATCCCGCGGACTGGGCGCGCCGCGCGAAGCGGCTCGGCATGCAGTACGCCGTCTTCACCGCCAAGCACCATGACGGCTACGCGATGTATGACACGAAGGCGTCGGACTTCTCGGTCATGCACTCGCCGTGCGGCAAAGACATCTTCCGCATGTTTTGCGATGCCATGCGCGCCGAAGGCATTCGCATCGGCGTCTACTTCTCGCTGATCGACTGGCACCATCCCGACTACCCGGCGTTCGAGGAGACGGACAAGCCCTACGTGTTCGCGAAATGGCGCCAGCCCTCCGCCGAACAGTGGGCGCGCTACACGGAGTTCATGTTCGCGCAGGTCCGTGAACTGCTGACGGACTACGGCCGCATCGACGTCATCTGGTTCGACGGCGGCTGGGAGCGCTCCATCCCGCAGTGGCGTTCGATAGAGCTTGAAACGATGATCCGCGAACTGCAGCCGGAGATCCTGATCAACGACCGCCTGCCCGGCGTCGGAGACTTCACGACGCCCGAGCAGTTCGTGCCGCCGCAGCCGCTCGACCGCGCCTGGGAGACGTGCCTCACGATCAACGAGAGCTGGGGCTACAACCCGTCGGATACGGAGTTCAAGTCCGCGCGACGGCTGATCCACACGCTGTGTGAGGTGGCGGGAAAGGGCGGCAACTTGTTGCTCAACGTCAGCCCGATGGGCGACGGGCGTCTGATGCCGGAGCTGGTCGAGCGTCTCGACGTCATCGAAGCGTGGCTGCGACGCAATGGCGAGAGCATCACCGGCACGGCGCCCGGGCTGGAGCCCTGGCAGTGGTACGGGCCGTCGACACGGCGCGACAACGTGACCTACGCGCATCTGCTCATGCGCCCCTACGATGACGTGACGGTGCGCGGCGTGCGCATCAACCGCGTGCGCTCGGTCCGCGCCCTCTCGAACGGCGCCAAGGTCGCGTTCTCCGGCCGCGCCTCGATCGTCGACACGCTGCTCAACCGCGATCCGCTCGGAGAGCTCACCATCGCGGTGCCGCAGGATGCGATCGATGAGCACGCGACCGTGATCGCGATCGAGTTTACAGAGGCGCCGGTCTCCTAG
- a CDS encoding patatin-like phospholipase family protein, translating into MAGITSSPEGVIGLEHLLSEDDWRDLLSCMDVQHFAPGDHLVLQGAMEPPFFIIGDGVASVVAQGPNGDLRELGRIGAGECAGEMSLLTGDPASANVVALTAVRAHSASQTKLASLDRLRSRVIEALSAILATRLKQANARLLTLSSATTHVLVCGPGAIDALRKLPEAVADTSGERVLIVLLGGHAAVSGLESERVSVRVVAPDEALDLSRILHRAAHEYGEILIFTERPALAQISIDPATMVYVTRAEDARDMPPDVPVTTRVAMMRPAGGTETWTQPSIRRLSDACGRQVVAVLPSGGADDDDGTAIARFARTLTGRQVGLALGAGAAKGLAHLGVLRALAEMKVPIDIVSGCSIGSAIAAGVAAGMELDELTELTTQAAGRAIRPTLPVRSFMSNAGVREELKRLAEERRIEDLDLPLAVVATDLFRRSEVTFTTGLLWPRLLASMAIPGVYPPSAALGSYLVDGGVLNPVPVRQCRALGAGVVIGVRLTATRTSPRERLEYKPSMPLAIETIMRTFEIMLNRISEASHEHADVNIEVCVDGDGGVRDFKRGKEIGELGYRATMGAAASLTAAMPYLKAAR; encoded by the coding sequence ATGGCCGGGATCACATCGTCGCCTGAAGGCGTCATCGGCCTCGAACATCTGTTGTCCGAGGACGATTGGCGCGACCTGCTGTCTTGCATGGACGTGCAGCACTTTGCACCGGGCGACCATTTGGTGCTCCAGGGCGCCATGGAACCGCCGTTTTTCATCATCGGCGACGGCGTCGCTTCGGTCGTTGCGCAGGGGCCGAACGGCGATTTGCGCGAACTGGGGCGCATCGGGGCGGGCGAATGCGCGGGCGAGATGTCGCTGTTGACCGGCGACCCCGCGTCGGCGAACGTCGTCGCGCTGACGGCGGTGCGGGCACATTCGGCATCGCAGACGAAGCTTGCCTCGCTCGACCGGCTGCGATCGCGCGTCATCGAGGCGCTGTCGGCGATCCTCGCAACGCGGCTGAAGCAAGCGAACGCGCGGCTGCTGACGCTTTCTTCGGCGACCACGCATGTGCTGGTTTGCGGGCCGGGCGCTATCGACGCCCTGAGAAAGCTCCCCGAAGCAGTCGCCGACACCTCCGGTGAACGCGTCCTCATCGTGCTGCTGGGCGGACATGCCGCAGTGAGCGGACTGGAGAGCGAACGTGTATCGGTGCGCGTCGTCGCGCCGGACGAGGCCCTCGACCTGAGCCGCATCCTGCACCGGGCAGCCCACGAGTACGGCGAGATCTTGATTTTCACGGAACGGCCGGCGCTTGCGCAGATCAGCATCGACCCGGCGACGATGGTGTACGTGACGCGCGCCGAAGATGCGCGCGACATGCCGCCGGACGTGCCGGTGACCACGCGCGTAGCGATGATGCGCCCGGCGGGCGGCACGGAGACGTGGACGCAGCCCTCGATCCGGCGGCTTTCCGACGCGTGCGGGCGGCAGGTCGTCGCCGTGCTGCCATCGGGCGGTGCGGACGACGACGACGGGACGGCGATCGCGCGTTTTGCGCGCACGCTTACCGGCAGGCAAGTCGGATTGGCGCTCGGCGCGGGTGCCGCGAAGGGGCTTGCGCACCTCGGCGTGCTGCGCGCACTCGCCGAGATGAAGGTGCCGATCGATATCGTCAGCGGTTGCAGCATCGGTTCGGCGATCGCGGCGGGCGTCGCCGCAGGCATGGAACTCGACGAGCTGACGGAGTTGACGACGCAGGCGGCGGGGCGGGCGATCCGCCCGACGCTGCCCGTGCGTTCGTTCATGAGCAACGCCGGCGTGCGCGAAGAACTGAAACGGCTCGCCGAGGAGCGCCGCATCGAGGATCTCGACCTGCCGCTCGCTGTCGTAGCGACGGACCTCTTTCGCCGTTCCGAAGTGACCTTCACGACGGGGCTGTTGTGGCCGCGACTGCTGGCGAGCATGGCGATCCCCGGCGTCTACCCGCCGAGCGCGGCGCTGGGCAGTTATCTCGTCGACGGGGGTGTGCTGAACCCGGTGCCGGTGCGGCAGTGCCGCGCGCTGGGCGCGGGCGTCGTGATCGGCGTACGGCTCACCGCGACCCGTACGTCGCCGCGCGAACGGCTGGAGTACAAGCCTTCGATGCCGCTGGCCATCGAGACGATCATGCGCACGTTCGAGATCATGCTGAACCGGATCTCGGAGGCGAGCCACGAGCACGCCGACGTGAACATTGAAGTGTGTGTCGATGGCGACGGCGGCGTGCGCGACTTCAAGCGCGGCAAGGAGATCGGCGAGCTGGGGTATCGTGCTACGATGGGCGCCGCCGCATCGTTGACGGCGGCGATGCCGTATCTGAAGGCCGCCCGTTGA
- a CDS encoding FtsX-like permease family protein, translating to MILLALRNLISERTRFAFSAAGIGFAVFLITVLLGLYQGWNEKVGGFVEEVDADAWVAREGTTDFINAASILPRARGDETHARDDVAAVYPLIVRPMLFFEGDKKVEVHLIGYDVASGVGGPPKITEGRGDPADGEIVVDDVLSRTLNVSVGDTLTSGDSRFDVIGVTSGGNFAFTQAAFISVESASALLDMGDLVTFWLVDMEDGAVVETLASDVAANTDGVVVFSSDEFASATRHRILDNVIPIIGLILGLAFIVGIAITSLTIYTATVERTREFGIMKAVGFNNYDLYKLVIIQSFITGSVGFVFGVALTLLMSRFVDRLAAQFILYVRPIDVLFVLIATIVMAALASIVPARRVGAVDPAVAFKG from the coding sequence TTGATCCTGCTTGCCCTTCGCAACCTTATCTCCGAACGAACTCGATTCGCGTTTTCGGCAGCGGGCATCGGCTTTGCGGTGTTCCTGATCACGGTGCTGCTGGGCTTGTACCAGGGCTGGAACGAGAAGGTCGGCGGCTTCGTCGAAGAAGTAGATGCTGACGCGTGGGTGGCGCGCGAAGGCACGACGGACTTCATCAACGCGGCATCGATCCTGCCGCGCGCGCGCGGTGACGAGACGCACGCGCGCGACGACGTCGCGGCGGTGTACCCGCTCATCGTGCGGCCGATGCTGTTCTTCGAGGGCGACAAGAAGGTCGAGGTCCACCTCATCGGCTACGACGTGGCGTCGGGCGTCGGCGGGCCGCCGAAGATCACGGAGGGCCGCGGCGATCCAGCGGACGGTGAGATCGTCGTGGACGATGTGTTGTCGCGGACGCTGAATGTGAGCGTGGGCGACACGCTGACGAGCGGCGACTCGCGGTTCGACGTCATCGGCGTCACGTCGGGAGGGAACTTCGCGTTCACGCAGGCGGCGTTCATCAGCGTCGAGTCTGCGTCGGCGCTGCTCGACATGGGTGATCTCGTCACGTTCTGGCTCGTCGACATGGAAGACGGCGCGGTGGTCGAGACGCTGGCGTCGGACGTCGCGGCGAACACGGACGGCGTGGTGGTGTTCTCGTCCGATGAGTTCGCTTCCGCGACACGTCACCGCATCCTGGACAACGTGATCCCGATCATCGGATTGATCCTGGGACTGGCGTTCATCGTCGGCATCGCGATCACGAGCCTGACGATCTACACGGCGACCGTCGAGCGGACGCGCGAGTTCGGGATCATGAAGGCGGTCGGCTTCAACAACTACGACCTGTACAAGCTGGTGATCATCCAGAGCTTTATTACGGGCAGTGTCGGATTCGTGTTTGGCGTGGCGCTGACGCTGTTGATGAGCCGGTTCGTCGACCGGCTCGCGGCACAGTTCATCCTGTACGTACGCCCGATCGACGTGCTGTTCGTGCTCATCGCGACGATCGTGATGGCGGCGTTGGCCTCGATCGTGCCGGCGCGGCGGGTTGGCGCCGTCGATCCTGCGGTGGCGTTCAAGGGGTAG
- a CDS encoding ABC transporter ATP-binding protein: protein MSERAVIELVNVSQQFGTKDNPTHALRSVSMQVPERQVVIIMGPSGAGKSTLLAIAGALRRPTSGEVLIDGESLSSLGDSKLSGVRLHKVGFVFQEFNLLDALTVMQNLELVLARAGVPRKQAHARASEILSILDMTHRKDAYPKTLSGGERQRVAIARALVNNPVVIMADEPTASLDGKRGAEVMSLLQMIAHDMGTAVVIVSHDHRTLQYADRIVWLEDGHLEDREPASMASMAASDAPGPVDRARWPTGSAS, encoded by the coding sequence ATGAGCGAGCGAGCAGTCATCGAGCTGGTGAACGTCAGCCAGCAATTCGGCACGAAGGACAATCCGACGCACGCGCTGCGGTCGGTGTCGATGCAGGTGCCGGAGCGGCAGGTCGTGATCATCATGGGGCCATCAGGCGCTGGCAAGTCGACGCTGCTCGCCATCGCGGGCGCGCTGCGAAGGCCGACGTCGGGGGAAGTGCTCATTGATGGCGAGTCGCTTTCGTCACTGGGCGACAGCAAGTTGTCCGGCGTGCGATTGCACAAGGTGGGCTTCGTCTTCCAGGAGTTCAACCTGCTGGATGCGCTCACCGTCATGCAAAACCTGGAACTGGTGCTCGCGAGGGCCGGTGTGCCGCGCAAGCAAGCCCACGCGCGGGCGTCCGAGATCCTGTCGATCCTGGACATGACGCATCGCAAGGATGCTTATCCGAAGACGCTGAGCGGCGGCGAGCGGCAGCGCGTCGCGATTGCGCGAGCGCTGGTGAATAATCCGGTCGTGATCATGGCGGACGAGCCGACGGCGAGCCTCGATGGCAAGCGGGGCGCGGAGGTGATGTCGCTGTTGCAGATGATCGCGCACGACATGGGCACGGCGGTGGTGATCGTGAGCCACGACCACCGCACGCTGCAGTATGCGGACCGCATCGTCTGGCTCGAAGACGGGCACCTCGAAGACCGCGAGCCGGCGTCGATGGCGTCGATGGCAGCGAGCGACGCTCCCGGCCCAGTAGATCGCGCGCGCTGGCCGACTGGCAGCGCAAGCTAG
- a CDS encoding DUF1232 domain-containing protein produces the protein MDLAWWETALIVVLGTIAALLLAALIVWWLASKRTKAIAGRVKELPWRHKLMLARRLLQDERIPLLVRALLPAIVVYLALPIDLVPDFIPVIGQIDDVLVLVVGMALLVRMTPARVLDEHLAEVEREAIDATAVEAERPARPTLPPGS, from the coding sequence ATGGACCTGGCGTGGTGGGAGACCGCCCTGATCGTCGTGCTGGGCACGATCGCGGCGCTGCTGCTGGCGGCGCTCATCGTGTGGTGGCTGGCGTCGAAGCGCACGAAGGCGATCGCCGGGCGCGTGAAGGAGTTGCCGTGGCGACACAAGCTGATGCTTGCGCGGCGGTTGCTCCAGGACGAGCGCATCCCGCTGCTGGTGCGGGCGCTGCTGCCGGCGATCGTCGTGTACCTGGCGTTGCCGATCGACCTCGTGCCGGACTTCATCCCGGTGATCGGGCAGATTGATGACGTGCTGGTGCTCGTCGTGGGCATGGCGCTCCTGGTGCGCATGACGCCCGCGCGCGTGCTGGACGAGCATCTCGCGGAGGTCGAGCGCGAAGCGATCGACGCGACGGCCGTCGAGGCGGAGCGCCCGGCGCGGCCTACACTCCCGCCCGGTTCATAA